Sequence from the Gloeocapsa sp. PCC 73106 genome:
AAAGCCGCGGCCAACTTGTTACCCCGCAGAAAGATCGCCAGAATAACTCCGATAATCGTTTGCAGACCCAACCAGGGGAAGCATCCGGCAAACACTCCACAAGCCAAGCCACGGGCGATAACCTTGGGACTCCCCTCTAGACGTAGTAACCGCAGATAATAGTAACGTATCCTGCGCAACCACTTAGATTGTCTTTGTCTAGGAGTGAATAAATTCAGTTCTCTGGGATTGCTCATTTTGTCGCTAAAGTAGATTATTCTTCGTCTTGATCTTGACGAGGTTGACTAGGAGAAGCATTATAAAGAGCGTCGAGTTTTTGTCTAGCATCTTCTACGGAAACCGAGCGCATCACTAGTAATGGCTCTTTAATTACACGTCCCCGGTCATCGATTAATTCAGGATGAGTCACAAAATTGGTCTGTTTCGTTTCCTGATTCGGATAACTACGCGTGGAGGCATAGCTAACGTTGATTAAACTGCGGATTAAATTACTGATGGCTAAAAAAGCAATGACCGTAAAGGCCAGAATATATAATAGGTGTAGCATATATTTGTTCTCCTCAATGTATTAGTGATTTTGACCATTGAAATCGGTATTAGCTTCCTTGACAGAACGCCACTTCATAGCTACTTGCCAACATTCTGTAACTAATCGGTGCCAAGGAACTAACATAGAAGCTTCGATACCCACTTGACCGTTAGTCATTTGGAAGAGCATCTGAGCAGTGCTTACCTCTTGTTGGTACTGCTTGACTCTATCTAGGAGTTCTGTCTGCTCTTGTTCGGAAAAAAAGCTAATTCGTTCAGATTCTAATAGAGTACGCGATCGCGAGAACCAGTATTGGAAATCCTCTAATAGGGGTTCTAAAATTTCCTTAAGCAATTTATGATCAGTAGGTTGAGACGATGACATCTTTTATAAAACAGTTTACTATTTCTGTTCTTATCTTAGCGTTTTTTACAAAAGTTTACATATGCGAGACCCCAGAGATCTACAAATTTTTTTACTGACAAGTTTTTTGACTTTAGGCGTAATCAACCGCGATTGGACTTTGAATCTTAATTTAATGGGAATATTATGCTTAAGCACCCTATCAACCCAGGTAATTTGCTCTCTATTAGTTAAAACCGACAAAATAGCTTGGCGTAGTGCCCTAATTACGACCTTAAGTTTAATTTTACTCCTGCGTGCTGACAGTTATCTCACCATGTACTTAGCGGGGAGTTTGGCCATTGCTAGTAAATTTTTGTTACGCTCTCCTCAGAAACATTTTTTTAATCCTGCTAATTTTGGCATAATTAGCGCTATGGTACTTCGTCCTGACGCTTGGGTTTCAACCGGACAGTGGGGGACAGATTACTGGTATTTGCTCCTATTTCTGAGTACTGGGATGATGATTCTAAACAAAGTGGGACGAATAGATACTGTAGCTAGCTTTCTGTTAGCTTATATCAGCTTAATCTTAGGGCGTAATCTTTGGTTAGGTTGGAGTTGGGACGTAATTGAACATCAACTGACTAGTGGTTCATTACTACTATTTGCATTTTTTATGATTACCGATCCTCGTTCCACTCCTAATGCACCCATTAGCAGGGTTATCTGGGGATTATCCCTAGCAGTAATTACTGTTATATTACAAAGCTTCTGGTTTATACCTACTGCTGTGTTTTGGTCCTTGTTTATTCTCTCTCCCTTTACTGTTTTCTTAGATTGGGTTTGGTCAGCACCAAAATTTAATTGGCAAAATAATGAAACTCCTAGCATTAGTAATTAGTTCGATATTGAGTTTAACTTGGTTAATTCAACCAGTTTGGGCTTTTTGTGGCTTCTACGTCGCTAAAGCAGACAGTCAACTGTATAACCAAGCTTCTCAGGTAATTATCGCCAGAGACGGCGATCGCACAATTCTGACTATGGCCAACGATTACCAAGGCGAGGTTCAAGACTTTGCCATGGTAGTACCTGTACCAGTGGTCTTAGAACCAGAACAAGTTAGAATTGGCGAGGCTAAGATTCTAGAACGTCTAGACGCATTTAGCGCTCCTAGATTGGTAGAATATTTCGATGGCAACCCATGTGAAGTAGTACGAGAGTTTCAAGGTGTACCCGCCCCCGCCAGCAGCGCCGCCGATAGTGCAGCCAGAAGGGAAAGTAACAGCCTTGGGGTAACCGTAGAAAGAAGTTTCAGCGTTGGAGAATACGATATCTTAATCCTGAGTGCTCAAGACTCTAGCGGTTTAGAAACTTGGTTGAGACAAAATGGCTACCAAATTCCCCGAGGAGCGAGGGAAGTACTGCGCCCCTATATTCGACAAAACTTAAAATTTTTCGTAGCTAAAGTTAATTTAGCAGAATACGCTAGCACAGGCTTTCAATCTCTACGTCCTTTGATGATCGCCTACGAATCACCCCGGTTCATGTTACCGATTCGTTTGGGAATGTTGAACGCCCAAGGAGCACAAGAATTAATTATTTACCTTCTTTCTCCCTTAGGTCAAGTACAACTGACCAATTATCGCACTGTGAAAATGCCCTCAGACGTAGAATTACCCGAATTTATTCAGCAGAAATTTAATAACTTTTATACCTCTATGTTCACTCGTAAACACAGCGAGGAAAATCAAAACATCGCCTTTTTAGAATACGCATGGAATATGTCTAGTTGCGATCCTTGTGCAGCAGATCCCCTCAATCCGGAAGAATTAAAACAAGCAGGAGTGTTCTGGTTAGACTCTAAACCAGATGTTTTTATCACGCGTCTCCATCTGCGTTATACCAGAGATAAATTCCCCGAGGATTTGCAATTTCAAGCAACAGCCAATCAAGATCTATTTCAGGGTAGATATATCATCCGTCACCCGTACAATGGGGAAATGGATTGTCAAGAAGCTTCTTCCTATCGTAGTTCAGTTCGCTCCAGACAAGAAACAGAAGCTCAAACCCTCGCTCAGTTAACGGGTTGGTCCGTTGAGGAAATTCGTGAGCAAATTGATTTTTTTCAACCCGAAGAGGTGGAAACTAAGCCTTGGTGGGGGTTTTAAATCAGTTTTAAATTGGGGTATTGCTCCAATAAATCATCAGAGGTAAGAGCGTCACCCTCTGCTTGGGGAGTCCAGAGTATTTCAATCGCGATGAGGCGATCGCTCGACACACTACCGACTTGTTGTAAAGCTTGACGTAAGTCTGACTCTCCATTAACTTCCGCCAATTCTAGTTTTCCTTCTACTCCAATTACAATCGTCACCAGAATATACTTACCAGGATCTGTTTCGGTGACCACCGTATTAGTCTTTTCTGTCAGTTGATTGTCATAGTTAACTAAAGTTTCTTCACTAAATTTGCTGCGTTGAGCTAAAGCTAGCTGGTTAAATTTGGCTTCAGCGGTTGTCACATCGCCGATTTTAACTTCTGTTGCACCATATACCCAATATTGTGGGTGACGCAACAGAGCTAGCGTGACCTCTTGTACTAGTGTCGCTCTACCCATTCCCGTGGTAGCATCAGCTTGGCGCGCGATTTGATTTAACTCCGGTTGTAATTCCCTAGCGATCGCCAACAAACCCACCTGTACCTGTGCTACCGTTATTTCCACTTTGGGCACAATAGCTGCTTGATTGGCAAAACTACGCGCTACATTCAACAAAAAACCGAGCAGAGCCATAAATATCAGCACACTAAACAAGCTGCCAAAACCCCCACCCGTGAAGAAAAAGGGTAATAAAAAGGGAAAACCAAAACCCCCTCCCCTAGGAGCGACGGTACCTCCAGGTTGACCCGTGCGCGTTGGAGCACTCCTAGGAGCAGTACGAATAGCACCACCACCCACTCTTCCCCCAGTGCGTCGCGCCAATGCTTCCTCTCCATCTCCAAACCCTAATAGAGCAACTATTAATAATAGTTTGAACCAAAATCCTAATCCTTTTAAAAACATCACCCTTTACCCAGTATTTTCTTCTAATATAAACTGTAGCTCAATTGACTGGGAGTTTGGAATAAAAACACCCTTAAAAACTTTATGTCCCTAGCACCTTGGCGATCGCTCTTAGCTCACGCTCTATATCGTAATCGTAGTTTACCCAATGCTCGTTATTTACAGCTAGCGACAATAGGACTAGATGGACGTCCTCGCAACCGTACGGTTGTTTTCCGGGGGTTTTTAGCCTCGACAGACCAATTGCAGATAGTTACAGATAGTCGTAGTCAAAAAGTCTTAGAAATTAATCATCAACCCTGGGGTGAAGTCTGTTGGTATTTTCCCAAAACCCGAGAACAGTTTCGTCTAGCAGGTCAACTAACTCTAGTTTCCCACCAAACTACAGACCCCATTTTACAGTCTGCCCGATTTTTAGCTTGGCAACAACTCTCAGACTTAGCTAGAATACAGTTCGCTTGGCCCACACCCAAACATCCTTTAAACACAGAAAAAGAGGCGTTTCAACCGCCCCTTCCCGATAAGGATCAACCTTTGATTCATTTTTGTCTGTTGTTATTAGATCCTTTAGAAGTTGATCATTTAGAATTACGAGGAGAACCACAAAATCGTTGCTTATACAGTCTCGATCACCGACAGAACTGGGTATGTGAGATGGTCAACCCCTAGCTAAATACCCGTTCCGTCCAGAAATTCTCTAATATCCTTGTCCTTGATAGAACAATATTCCGAAGCTAGATTACTTACCCGATGTTTCTTTTCAGCTTGAGTCTCTTTAAGTTCTTGAACCTGTTGTTCCAAAGACTCAATGCGATCTACCAAAGCGCGAATGACTGCAGCTTCCGAATCGGGAAGATTGCCATGTTCTAAGGGATCGATTTTGACCCCAGAACGATAGATAATTCGACCAGGAATCCCCACGACAGTACAATCAGAGGGGACATCTCGTAAAACTACCGAACCTGCACCAATACGCACGTTATTGCCAATTTGAAGATTACCCAAAACCTTAGCACCGGCGCCTATTACTACATTCTTACCAATAGTAGGATGACGTTTACCACTTTCTTTACCCGTTCCACCTAAGGTGACACCTTGGTAAATGAGAGTGTAGTCACCAACAATAGCAGTTTCGCCTATAACTACGCCCATACCGTGATCTATAAATACTCCTTTACCGATTTCAGCACCCGGATGTATTTCGATACCAGTCAGAAAACGAGCTAAATGAGAAATTAACCTGGGTATCAAGGGAATTCCTCTTTGGTTTAACCAATAAGATAAACGGTGAAAACACAGCGCTTGTAAACCAGGATAACAAAGAAGAACTTCTAACCAGTTACGAGCTGCGGGATCTCTCTCAAAGATAATGCGGAAGTCAGCGATGAGGGTAGACAGCACAGTTAAATCCATTGTGAGTGGTTTTGATTAATTATTATTTTACCAAATTAAGACTCGATTCGGTCTTGGTAGAAAACGCTACACTAGAATTGTCGGTCTGACTTTAGCTTAAAAATGTTAGCAAAATTCACTAATAGGGTTTTTCCTTTATTTTTAATAATTATAGCCATTTTCCTAGGGGTTAAACTAATAGATTTTTTTATTGTTGACATTCTCTGGTTTCAAGAAGTTGGATATCTCAACGTGTTCCTTCGACGTCTTCAGACTCAAATAATCTCAGCAATATTAGTTTTTGTTTTTTCTAGCTTATTTTTACTTAGTAATTTAGCCCTAGCCTATCGTTTTAAATGGCAAAGTAAAGGTACTTACGTCACTAAAAAAAACCAATCTCAACCTTTAAAACTGCGAACACTATTACTATTAATAGGTTGCCTAAGTTTACTTTTAAGCTGTATGTTAATTTACTATGGTGATTTAGCTTATTCTAGTTGGCAGATAGATTATACCTTACCGAAAGTCACACCTGCGTTACCCTCTCCCTTCGCACTTAAATCTTTATCAGTAATTATTAAAGAAATATATCAACATTTTTATCTTTGGCAAATTAGTCTAATTATTATAGTAACGTCGCTAATTGTTAGAAATTCTGTCTGGCTATTGAGAGTTATTAGCCTTGCTATTAGTCTAGCTTTTGCCGTTATTATAGCAGGAAATTGGACGGTTTTACTTCAATGGTTTGTAGCTAGTAAATTTAACGAAGTCGACCCCCAATTTAGTAAGGATATCTCTTTTTATATTTTTCAGCTTCCTGGCTTACGATTATTAGATTTTTGGCTAGGAGGATTATTCTTATACAGTTTAGTCACGATCCTTTTGGTCTATTTACTTTCTGCTAATAGTATTTCTCAAGGCAAATTTCCCGGTTTTTCTCGTACCCAACTTCGCCATATTTACGCATTGAGTGGTACTATTTTCGCCGTATTAGCTTGGCGTCATTGGTTTACACGTTACGAATTATTGTACTCAGAAAGAGGTGTCGCTCACGGTGCTAGTTATACCGATGTCAATGTTCAAAATCCTCTGCAAATTGGCTTAACTATAATAGCTAGTCTAATTGCTCTTTGGCTATTTTGGAAAGCTTTAACGGGTGGAGGTAAAAACAATCAATTCTTGATTCAATTTTTAGGAAGAAAAAATATAATTGAGAGACGTGTATATAAAATCCCCTTTTCCTTGGTTCCATTTTATCTCTATATTTTTATTTTATTTGGTGGTTTAATCACTAGTTTCATTGTACAATTTTTCGTGGTTGAACCCAACGAATTAGCAAGAGAAACTCCTTACTTAAAGCGTAACATTGAGTTTACTCGCAAAGGATTTGAACTAAATAAAATTGAAGTAAAAACCTTCGATCCTCAAGGTGAATTGAGTAGAGAAAAAATAGAAAATAATCCCCTAACTATCCGCAATATTAGACTGTGGGATACGCGTCCTTTACTGGAAACCAATCGACAACTACAACAAATTAGACCCTATTATCGATTTTTAGGAGCGGATATTGATAGATATACCATCAGACAATCAACAGAGCAAGAAAAAGCGGAAAAACAACAAGTAATTATCTCTGCTAGAGAATTAGATTATGACCAAGTTCCCCAAGAAGCCCAAACTTGGGTTAACAAACATCTAGTGTATACTCACGGCTTCGGTTTTACCCTATCTCCGGTAAATTCAGTCGATGAAGGTGGATTACCCTACTATTTTGTCAGAGATATCGGAGTAGATCCAGATGGTCAAATTTTAACTACTTCCAATAAAACTATTAATGAGACTATTCCCATTGGTAAACCCAGAATTTACTTCGGAGAATTGACCGATACTTACATCATGACTTCTACCAAAGTGAAGGAGCTTGATTTTCCCAGTGGCCAGGAAAACTTTTATAATGTCTATGATGGGACTGGTGGAATTAATATT
This genomic interval carries:
- a CDS encoding DUF1517 domain-containing protein, with amino-acid sequence MFLKGLGFWFKLLLIVALLGFGDGEEALARRTGGRVGGGAIRTAPRSAPTRTGQPGGTVAPRGGGFGFPFLLPFFFTGGGFGSLFSVLIFMALLGFLLNVARSFANQAAIVPKVEITVAQVQVGLLAIARELQPELNQIARQADATTGMGRATLVQEVTLALLRHPQYWVYGATEVKIGDVTTAEAKFNQLALAQRSKFSEETLVNYDNQLTEKTNTVVTETDPGKYILVTIVIGVEGKLELAEVNGESDLRQALQQVGSVSSDRLIAIEILWTPQAEGDALTSDDLLEQYPNLKLI
- a CDS encoding Npun_F5749 family FMN-dependent PPOX-type flavoprotein encodes the protein MSLAPWRSLLAHALYRNRSLPNARYLQLATIGLDGRPRNRTVVFRGFLASTDQLQIVTDSRSQKVLEINHQPWGEVCWYFPKTREQFRLAGQLTLVSHQTTDPILQSARFLAWQQLSDLARIQFAWPTPKHPLNTEKEAFQPPLPDKDQPLIHFCLLLLDPLEVDHLELRGEPQNRCLYSLDHRQNWVCEMVNP
- the cysE gene encoding serine O-acetyltransferase; protein product: MLSTLIADFRIIFERDPAARNWLEVLLCYPGLQALCFHRLSYWLNQRGIPLIPRLISHLARFLTGIEIHPGAEIGKGVFIDHGMGVVIGETAIVGDYTLIYQGVTLGGTGKESGKRHPTIGKNVVIGAGAKVLGNLQIGNNVRIGAGSVVLRDVPSDCTVVGIPGRIIYRSGVKIDPLEHGNLPDSEAAVIRALVDRIESLEQQVQELKETQAEKKHRVSNLASEYCSIKDKDIREFLDGTGI
- a CDS encoding DUF2330 domain-containing protein, giving the protein MKLLALVISSILSLTWLIQPVWAFCGFYVAKADSQLYNQASQVIIARDGDRTILTMANDYQGEVQDFAMVVPVPVVLEPEQVRIGEAKILERLDAFSAPRLVEYFDGNPCEVVREFQGVPAPASSAADSAARRESNSLGVTVERSFSVGEYDILILSAQDSSGLETWLRQNGYQIPRGAREVLRPYIRQNLKFFVAKVNLAEYASTGFQSLRPLMIAYESPRFMLPIRLGMLNAQGAQELIIYLLSPLGQVQLTNYRTVKMPSDVELPEFIQQKFNNFYTSMFTRKHSEENQNIAFLEYAWNMSSCDPCAADPLNPEELKQAGVFWLDSKPDVFITRLHLRYTRDKFPEDLQFQATANQDLFQGRYIIRHPYNGEMDCQEASSYRSSVRSRQETEAQTLAQLTGWSVEEIREQIDFFQPEEVETKPWWGF
- a CDS encoding RnfABCDGE type electron transport complex subunit D, which produces MRDPRDLQIFLLTSFLTLGVINRDWTLNLNLMGILCLSTLSTQVICSLLVKTDKIAWRSALITTLSLILLLRADSYLTMYLAGSLAIASKFLLRSPQKHFFNPANFGIISAMVLRPDAWVSTGQWGTDYWYLLLFLSTGMMILNKVGRIDTVASFLLAYISLILGRNLWLGWSWDVIEHQLTSGSLLLFAFFMITDPRSTPNAPISRVIWGLSLAVITVILQSFWFIPTAVFWSLFILSPFTVFLDWVWSAPKFNWQNNETPSISN
- a CDS encoding UPF0182 family protein; amino-acid sequence: MLAKFTNRVFPLFLIIIAIFLGVKLIDFFIVDILWFQEVGYLNVFLRRLQTQIISAILVFVFSSLFLLSNLALAYRFKWQSKGTYVTKKNQSQPLKLRTLLLLIGCLSLLLSCMLIYYGDLAYSSWQIDYTLPKVTPALPSPFALKSLSVIIKEIYQHFYLWQISLIIIVTSLIVRNSVWLLRVISLAISLAFAVIIAGNWTVLLQWFVASKFNEVDPQFSKDISFYIFQLPGLRLLDFWLGGLFLYSLVTILLVYLLSANSISQGKFPGFSRTQLRHIYALSGTIFAVLAWRHWFTRYELLYSERGVAHGASYTDVNVQNPLQIGLTIIASLIALWLFWKALTGGGKNNQFLIQFLGRKNIIERRVYKIPFSLVPFYLYIFILFGGLITSFIVQFFVVEPNELARETPYLKRNIEFTRKGFELNKIEVKTFDPQGELSREKIENNPLTIRNIRLWDTRPLLETNRQLQQIRPYYRFLGADIDRYTIRQSTEQEKAEKQQVIISARELDYDQVPQEAQTWVNKHLVYTHGFGFTLSPVNSVDEGGLPYYFVRDIGVDPDGQILTTSNKTINETIPIGKPRIYFGELTDTYIMTSTKVKELDFPSGQENFYNVYDGTGGINIGSYWRRLVFAIYLNDWQMLFTRNFTPDTRLLFRRNFNQRVRTIAPFLNYDEDPYLVVADAGDAIQGKSPNYLHWIVDAYTTSPYYPYSDSGDNKFNYIRNSVKIVIDAYHGDLQFYVSDSSDPIIQTWSKIFGGLFQPLENMPDTLTSHIRYPQDLFRTQSERLLIYHMLDPQVFYNREDQWRIPKEIYGSELLEVEPYYLIIKLPTGSQEEFILVNLYTPDARNNLIAMFFGLSDGKNYGRAVTYVLPKQRSVYGTEQIEARINQDPIISQQISLWNNRGSKVIQGNLLVIPIEQSLLYVEPIYLEAEQNSLPTLVRVIVVYQNQIVMAESLNKGLKALFEPLSQEEPAIIRPFDEIEPDINSLERYQN
- a CDS encoding DUF2605 domain-containing protein, which encodes MSSSQPTDHKLLKEILEPLLEDFQYWFSRSRTLLESERISFFSEQEQTELLDRVKQYQQEVSTAQMLFQMTNGQVGIEASMLVPWHRLVTECWQVAMKWRSVKEANTDFNGQNH
- a CDS encoding DUF2973 domain-containing protein → MLHLLYILAFTVIAFLAISNLIRSLINVSYASTRSYPNQETKQTNFVTHPELIDDRGRVIKEPLLVMRSVSVEDARQKLDALYNASPSQPRQDQDEE